The Desulfovibrio desulfuricans DSM 642 genome includes a window with the following:
- a CDS encoding DUF1385 domain-containing protein: MEGVMMRHGDVYGLAVRQTDGVIRAMRCPWFSLTRSPWLKKPFVRGFPVLLETLVNGIKALNRSVEAVAQSEQEEISGWHLVLTLILALLMAVGLFVVVPHLLSLVMLWARLGGDVEGLSFHLWDGFFKCCIFMGYIKAISYVPDIRRVFQYHGAEHKTIHAYEAGGDVDAAAAMGKSRLHPRCGTTFLLFVISISILLHAVLVPLMLSIYTPQGEVAKHALTIGVKLLLMVPISALAYELIRYAAKLPEGLLATVLRAPGLALQRLTTYEPDESQLEVAVVALREALGPDDGAKVRTVAYTTE, encoded by the coding sequence ATGGAAGGCGTGATGATGCGTCACGGTGATGTCTACGGACTGGCTGTTCGCCAGACCGACGGCGTCATTCGTGCCATGCGCTGTCCGTGGTTTTCGCTTACCCGCAGCCCCTGGCTCAAAAAGCCCTTTGTGCGGGGCTTCCCTGTGCTGCTGGAAACGCTGGTCAACGGCATCAAGGCTCTCAACCGCTCGGTTGAAGCTGTGGCCCAGAGCGAGCAGGAGGAAATCTCCGGCTGGCATCTGGTGCTTACGCTGATTCTGGCCCTGCTGATGGCAGTGGGCCTTTTTGTGGTTGTGCCGCACCTGCTCTCGCTGGTGATGCTCTGGGCGCGGCTTGGCGGCGATGTGGAAGGGCTTTCGTTCCACCTCTGGGACGGCTTTTTCAAGTGCTGCATCTTCATGGGGTATATCAAGGCAATTTCGTATGTGCCTGATATTCGCCGTGTTTTTCAGTATCACGGGGCAGAACACAAAACCATCCACGCCTACGAAGCTGGGGGGGATGTGGATGCTGCCGCCGCCATGGGCAAAAGCCGCCTGCATCCGCGCTGCGGAACCACGTTTTTGCTGTTTGTCATCAGCATTTCCATATTGCTGCATGCGGTGCTGGTTCCCCTGATGCTGAGCATTTACACGCCGCAGGGCGAGGTTGCCAAGCATGCCCTCACAATTGGCGTCAAGCTGCTGCTGATGGTGCCCATCAGCGCGTTGGCCTATGAGCTTATACGCTACGCTGCCAAACTGCCCGAAGGGCTTTTGGCAACGGTGCTGCGCGCGCCGGGGCTGGCCCTCCAGCGGCTCACCACCTACGAGCCTGACGAAAGCCAGCTTGAGGTGGCCGTGGTGGCCCTGCGTGAAGCCCTTGGCCCGGATGATGGCGCGAAGGTGCGCACCGTAGCCTACACCACGGAATAG
- the rpmE gene encoding 50S ribosomal protein L31: protein MKNDIHPKVFNATITCACGNEEHVLSTKGEQVSVEVCSACHPFFTGKQRFLDTAGRIDRFRKKYAKFDQ, encoded by the coding sequence ATGAAAAATGATATCCATCCCAAAGTGTTCAACGCCACCATCACCTGCGCCTGCGGCAATGAAGAGCATGTGCTCTCCACCAAGGGCGAACAGGTTAGCGTGGAAGTTTGCTCCGCTTGCCATCCTTTCTTCACCGGCAAGCAGCGCTTTCTTGATACCGCTGGTCGTATTGACCGCTTCCGCAAGAAGTACGCCAAGTTTGATCAGTAG
- a CDS encoding TlyA family RNA methyltransferase translates to MPKSPRQRADQLVFEQGLAESREQARRLIMAGKIILEQTVPGAPPQVVPKPGHPFAADTVFALLEPERYVSRGAYKLLTILEHFTLDVTGFVCLDAGASTGGFTDCLLQRGAKRVYAVDVGKNQLHERLRADDRVVNLEGVNLRHAEQSLIPEMVDLVVADVSFISLTLVLPSCMPWLKPGGMLATLIKPQFELGPGETVKGVVRDEAARQRAVDKILLFTQANLGLACQGVLPAAIKGPKGNQEYMALFARQGQANA, encoded by the coding sequence ATGCCTAAATCACCCAGACAACGCGCCGACCAGCTTGTATTTGAGCAGGGCCTTGCGGAAAGCCGCGAACAGGCCCGCCGCCTTATCATGGCGGGCAAAATCATCCTTGAGCAGACAGTTCCCGGCGCGCCGCCGCAGGTTGTGCCCAAGCCGGGGCATCCTTTTGCCGCGGACACGGTTTTTGCCCTGCTGGAGCCGGAACGCTACGTGAGCCGTGGCGCTTACAAGCTTTTGACCATCCTCGAGCATTTCACGCTGGACGTGACCGGCTTTGTGTGTCTGGACGCGGGCGCTTCCACCGGCGGCTTTACGGACTGCCTGCTGCAAAGGGGGGCCAAACGCGTCTATGCCGTGGATGTGGGCAAAAACCAGTTGCACGAACGCCTGCGCGCCGATGATCGCGTAGTGAACCTTGAAGGCGTCAACCTGCGCCATGCGGAGCAGAGCCTTATCCCCGAGATGGTTGATCTGGTGGTCGCGGACGTTTCCTTTATTTCGCTCACCCTCGTGCTGCCCTCGTGCATGCCCTGGCTCAAACCCGGCGGCATGCTCGCCACGCTCATCAAACCCCAGTTTGAGCTTGGCCCCGGCGAAACCGTCAAGGGCGTGGTGCGCGATGAGGCCGCCCGCCAGCGTGCGGTGGACAAAATTCTGCTCTTCACCCAGGCCAATCTGGGCCTTGCCTGTCAGGGTGTGCTGCCCGCAGCCATCAAGGGGCCCAAGGGCAATCAGGAATACATGGCCCTGTTTGCGCGGCAAGGTCAGGCAAACGCTTAA
- a CDS encoding DNA polymerase IV has product MIIHIDMDAFFASVEQMDDPSLRGKPVIVGGEQRGVVSTCSYEARIFGVHSAMPMATARRLCPQAIVVRGRYARYAELSRAVMAALGEFSPLVEQASVDEAYVDATGLERLFGSLEELLLRIKERVREATGGLTCSAGAAPVKFLAKICSDINKPDGIFILRPEEVDAFLATLPVGKIPGVGKRMVESLQGLGVRTVGQLRRYSLDFMLRKYGKWGGVLYERVHGRDPRGIETERAAKSESAECTFNEDTRDRDFLQRMLLAHAERVGASLRRHGYRGRTVTLKVKYTDFRQVTRSRTLPEGINATETIFEVGCALLRELPLPQPVRLIGLGVSGFDAPVAQLVLPGAVKPATQGLDPQVEARRQKLDAALDDLRSRFGKKAVQRGRLFTPAEKKTAAAPVQSSAGDADAADANESDREE; this is encoded by the coding sequence ATGATTATCCATATCGACATGGATGCCTTTTTTGCATCGGTAGAGCAGATGGACGACCCGTCCCTGCGCGGCAAGCCCGTTATTGTGGGCGGCGAGCAGAGGGGCGTGGTTTCCACCTGTTCTTACGAGGCGCGCATTTTTGGGGTGCATTCGGCCATGCCCATGGCAACGGCGCGCAGGCTTTGCCCGCAGGCCATTGTGGTGCGTGGGCGATACGCGCGCTATGCCGAGCTTTCGCGGGCGGTCATGGCGGCCCTTGGCGAGTTTTCGCCTCTTGTGGAACAGGCCAGTGTGGATGAGGCCTACGTGGATGCCACAGGCCTTGAACGTCTGTTCGGCTCGCTGGAAGAGCTGCTCTTGCGCATCAAGGAGCGTGTGCGTGAGGCCACAGGCGGACTCACCTGTTCCGCCGGGGCCGCGCCGGTGAAATTCCTTGCCAAGATATGTTCAGACATCAACAAGCCCGATGGCATCTTTATCCTGCGTCCCGAAGAAGTGGACGCCTTTCTGGCGACCCTGCCCGTGGGCAAGATTCCCGGCGTGGGCAAGCGCATGGTTGAGAGTCTGCAAGGTCTGGGCGTGAGAACGGTGGGGCAGTTGCGCCGCTACAGTCTGGATTTCATGCTGCGCAAATACGGCAAGTGGGGCGGTGTGCTGTATGAGCGCGTGCACGGGCGCGACCCGCGCGGCATAGAAACCGAGCGCGCCGCCAAGAGCGAAAGCGCCGAATGCACCTTTAATGAGGACACGCGCGACCGGGATTTTTTGCAGCGCATGTTGCTGGCCCATGCAGAGCGCGTGGGTGCCTCGCTACGGCGGCATGGCTACAGGGGCCGCACGGTGACGCTCAAGGTCAAGTATACGGATTTCAGGCAGGTTACCCGATCGCGCACCCTGCCGGAGGGCATAAACGCCACGGAAACCATTTTTGAGGTGGGCTGCGCCCTGCTGCGCGAGCTGCCCCTGCCGCAGCCTGTGCGGCTTATCGGCCTTGGGGTTTCAGGTTTTGACGCGCCTGTGGCGCAACTGGTCTTGCCGGGCGCGGTCAAGCCCGCAACGCAGGGGCTGGACCCGCAGGTCGAGGCCAGAAGGCAAAAACTTGATGCCGCGCTGGACGATCTGCGCAGCCGCTTTGGCAAAAAGGCCGTGCAGCGCGGGCGGCTGTTTACGCCTGCGGAAAAAAAGACCGCTGCCGCGCCTGTCCAGAGCAGCGCTGGGGATGCCGATGCGGCGGATGCAAACGAATCTGATCGTGAGGAGTAG
- a CDS encoding cation:proton antiporter has translation MPHDVDLILTLAGGLSAALVLGFITQKLRLSPLVGYLLAGIIVGPHSPGFVADASTAAQCAEIGVILLMFGVGLHFHLKDLLAVGAIATGGAAAQISLATLASMGLLHFFGFDLLSGAVYGMAISVASTVVLTRVLADNHDLHNTTGHVALGWLVVEDIFTILLLVLLPSVLSPGGEFWSALGMTLLKLAALSVFTLVAGQKLIPLFLGYVARTGTRDLFTLAVLALALGIAVAAAEFFGASMALGAFLAGMVVGQSEFSARAAAEALPLRDAFAVLFFVSVGMLFDPASLAQDWPLMLATLFVIMIVKPLGALLMTSLFRKPLKLGLPVAASLSQVGEFTFILAGLGISLGVFDQRVNNALIPAAIISITFNPMLYRKAKDLGLWWEKRKRGNVAEPSACLIVPDEGTRGRVVVVGYGPVGRSCCRILQDSRMLPVVVEMNIDTVRLLRSEGVPVVHGDAMQAEVLREAGLEKAEALLLTTPSIPAGEVTPIARAVNPHARILAHTAFVSEARSLREKGVDAVFSGEREVALAMAEYLLRSAGAPEAYVQTELERVREKLD, from the coding sequence ATGCCCCATGACGTAGATCTTATTCTTACGCTTGCCGGGGGGCTTTCCGCCGCTCTGGTTCTTGGTTTTATCACGCAGAAACTGCGCCTTTCCCCGCTTGTGGGCTATCTGCTCGCAGGCATCATCGTAGGCCCTCACTCCCCCGGCTTTGTGGCCGATGCGTCCACGGCGGCCCAGTGCGCGGAGATCGGCGTTATCCTGCTGATGTTTGGCGTGGGCCTGCATTTTCACCTCAAGGATCTGCTGGCCGTGGGGGCCATTGCCACTGGCGGCGCAGCGGCGCAGATATCGCTGGCAACGCTGGCAAGCATGGGGCTGTTGCATTTTTTCGGCTTTGATCTGCTGTCCGGCGCGGTCTACGGCATGGCTATTTCTGTTGCCAGCACCGTGGTGCTTACCCGTGTACTTGCCGATAACCATGACCTGCACAATACCACCGGGCATGTGGCCCTGGGCTGGCTGGTGGTGGAAGATATCTTTACCATCCTGCTGCTTGTGCTCCTGCCTTCGGTTCTTTCTCCGGGCGGCGAATTCTGGAGCGCCCTGGGCATGACCCTGCTCAAACTGGCGGCGCTCTCCGTGTTTACGCTTGTGGCCGGGCAAAAGCTTATCCCGTTGTTTCTGGGCTATGTTGCCCGCACGGGAACCCGCGATCTGTTTACCCTTGCGGTGCTGGCTCTGGCCCTTGGCATTGCCGTGGCGGCGGCGGAGTTTTTTGGAGCGTCCATGGCGCTTGGCGCTTTTTTGGCTGGCATGGTTGTAGGGCAGTCCGAGTTCAGCGCCCGTGCCGCCGCCGAAGCCCTGCCCCTGCGCGATGCCTTTGCCGTGCTGTTTTTTGTGTCTGTGGGCATGCTCTTTGATCCCGCCTCGCTGGCGCAGGACTGGCCCCTCATGCTGGCGACTCTTTTTGTCATCATGATTGTGAAGCCCCTTGGGGCGCTGCTGATGACAAGTTTGTTCCGCAAGCCTCTCAAGCTGGGGCTGCCCGTGGCCGCCTCCCTGTCGCAGGTGGGTGAATTTACTTTTATTCTTGCGGGTCTTGGCATCAGCCTTGGGGTTTTTGACCAGAGGGTGAACAATGCGCTCATTCCTGCGGCCATCATTTCCATCACGTTCAACCCCATGCTGTACCGCAAGGCCAAGGATCTGGGGCTGTGGTGGGAGAAGCGCAAGCGCGGCAACGTTGCCGAACCTTCGGCCTGCCTGATCGTGCCGGACGAAGGCACCCGAGGGCGGGTGGTTGTGGTGGGCTACGGCCCCGTTGGCCGCAGTTGCTGCCGCATTTTGCAGGACAGCCGCATGCTGCCCGTGGTTGTGGAAATGAATATCGACACTGTGCGGCTTTTGCGCAGCGAAGGGGTACCCGTGGTGCACGGCGATGCCATGCAGGCCGAAGTGCTGCGCGAAGCTGGCCTGGAAAAGGCCGAGGCGCTGCTGCTGACAACCCCCAGCATCCCTGCTGGCGAAGTGACGCCCATAGCGCGCGCGGTCAATCCGCATGCGCGCATTCTGGCGCACACAGCTTTTGTGAGCGAGGCCCGCTCACTGCGCGAGAAAGGCGTGGATGCTGTGTTCAGCGGCGAGCGTGAAGTTGCGCTGGCCATGGCGGAGTACTTGCTGCGTTCGGCGGGTGCGCCGGAAGCGTATGTGCAGACGGAACTGGAACGTGTGCGCGAGAAGCTCGACTAG
- a CDS encoding secondary thiamine-phosphate synthase enzyme YjbQ, with translation METLEISTRSRCEMVDITAELRSLVRRKAADGRWQSGALALFCPHTTCGLTVNEGADPDVRRDMLAFFSRLAPEHGDYRHAEGNSDAHIKTTLHGPSLLLIVEKGELCLGTWQSVYLCEGDGPRRRNLWLQWLKSDD, from the coding sequence GTGGAAACTCTCGAAATAAGCACCCGCAGCCGTTGCGAGATGGTCGACATCACGGCGGAGCTACGCTCGCTGGTGCGTCGCAAGGCCGCAGATGGCCGCTGGCAGAGCGGCGCTCTGGCTCTGTTTTGCCCGCACACCACTTGCGGCCTCACGGTCAACGAAGGCGCAGACCCTGACGTGCGGCGCGACATGCTGGCCTTTTTTAGCCGCCTTGCTCCGGAGCATGGCGATTACCGCCACGCTGAGGGCAACAGTGATGCCCACATAAAAACCACCCTGCATGGGCCATCCCTCCTGCTGATTGTGGAGAAGGGCGAACTGTGCCTTGGCACCTGGCAATCTGTTTACCTGTGCGAGGGCGACGGCCCCCGCCGACGCAACCTGTGGCTGCAATGGCTGAAGTCCGACGACTAG
- a CDS encoding ATP-grasp domain-containing protein gives MIIFDEPYVSPELLDYAAARREPVLDNAVARDLSRARALSGAAPLNLIPEAEFAAQGRKPCPDCAPPRIYTCSENSLAWVCDHVDNAELVSGIEKLKNKARTRELLRPLYDDYFYRRLSLDALRHLPFEELRLPCVVKPSVGFFSLGVRIVRTREDWQAALAVIEQEATHWREQYPDSVVDSEDWLIEEYIDGDEYAVDVYFDAQGQAVICNILRHEFASASDVSDRLYYTGASVVRSHLAEFEAWFNKVNSLLGLRNFPTHVELRRDAQGRIRPIEFNALRFAGWCCTDVTLFSWGFHTYGCFLEGRRPDWDKALAGREGKLYTLIVLNKPENCPPVRNFDYEALSRGFARVLHVRKSDFTRYGLFGFLFTETPENQREELGRIARSDLLEFTS, from the coding sequence ATGATAATTTTTGATGAACCATACGTCTCGCCAGAGCTGCTCGACTACGCGGCAGCCCGGCGGGAACCGGTGCTCGACAATGCTGTGGCGCGGGACTTGTCCCGCGCCCGCGCGCTTTCTGGCGCAGCGCCCCTGAACCTCATACCGGAAGCGGAATTTGCGGCCCAGGGCCGGAAGCCCTGCCCGGACTGCGCGCCCCCGCGCATCTATACCTGCTCGGAAAATTCCCTGGCCTGGGTTTGCGACCATGTGGACAATGCCGAGCTTGTCAGCGGCATTGAAAAGCTCAAGAACAAGGCCAGGACCCGCGAGTTGCTGCGCCCCCTCTACGATGATTATTTCTATCGCAGACTCAGCCTTGATGCCCTGCGCCACCTGCCTTTTGAAGAACTGCGCCTGCCCTGCGTGGTCAAGCCTTCTGTGGGCTTTTTCAGCCTGGGCGTGCGCATTGTGCGCACCCGCGAAGACTGGCAGGCCGCCCTTGCCGTCATTGAGCAGGAAGCAACGCACTGGCGCGAGCAGTATCCAGACAGCGTGGTGGACAGCGAAGACTGGCTCATCGAGGAATACATTGACGGCGATGAATACGCCGTGGATGTGTACTTTGACGCACAGGGGCAGGCCGTGATCTGCAACATCCTGCGGCACGAATTTGCTTCCGCTTCGGACGTGAGCGACCGCCTGTACTACACGGGCGCTTCTGTGGTACGCTCACACCTTGCGGAGTTCGAGGCATGGTTCAACAAGGTTAACTCCTTGCTGGGTCTGCGGAATTTTCCCACCCATGTGGAGCTGCGGCGTGACGCCCAGGGACGTATACGGCCCATAGAATTCAATGCCCTGCGTTTTGCGGGCTGGTGCTGCACGGACGTCACCCTGTTTTCCTGGGGCTTCCACACCTACGGCTGCTTTCTGGAAGGGCGGCGGCCTGATTGGGACAAGGCTCTGGCAGGGCGCGAAGGCAAGCTCTACACCCTCATTGTGCTGAACAAGCCGGAAAACTGCCCGCCCGTGCGCAACTTTGATTACGAGGCATTGAGCCGGGGCTTTGCCCGTGTGCTGCATGTGCGCAAAAGCGATTTCACGCGCTACGGGCTGTTTGGTTTTCTCTTTACCGAAACGCCGGAAAACCAGCGTGAAGAGCTGGGCCGCATAGCCCGCTCCGACCTGCTGGAATTCACAAGTTGA
- a CDS encoding homoserine dehydrogenase — protein sequence MTKNSDKPLVVGLAGFGTVGGGLVRLLDENADLIRRRCGRDIVLKKVLVRNATKARSAPLPAGTELTTDYRALTDDPEIDVLVELIGGIDNARTIIDRALDQGKHIVTANKALLAEEGLALFQKADRKKRILRYEASVAGAIPIVETLKESLTGNRIESLMGILNGTSNYILSEMTSNGMDFDVALKQAQQLGYAEADPTLDIDGHDAAHKLILLIRLAYGVHYPYTALSVRGIRGLSGMDIRLAREFGYRIKLIGQVREVPGAEGAEGEGNIRLEAGVFPALVYHKFLLARVGGVYNAVRVDANASGPLFFHGRGAGDLPTAGAVLGDLLAVARDERPNNTGFVGKELPKASIVPPEEWRSCYYVRVMVQDTPGVLRDLSGCMAAEGISMAQVIQKSDEGNGVPLVFMTHETTARAMSDALQRTMDAGLLKEPAVYFRVLGGA from the coding sequence ATGACAAAGAACAGCGATAAACCCCTGGTAGTGGGCCTTGCCGGATTCGGCACCGTGGGCGGCGGCCTTGTGCGTCTGCTTGACGAAAACGCCGATCTTATTCGCCGCCGTTGCGGGCGCGACATCGTGCTCAAAAAGGTGCTTGTGCGCAACGCCACCAAGGCCCGCAGCGCCCCGTTGCCAGCCGGAACCGAGCTAACCACCGATTACCGCGCGCTTACCGATGATCCTGAAATTGACGTGCTGGTGGAACTGATCGGCGGCATCGACAATGCCCGCACCATCATCGACCGCGCCCTTGATCAGGGCAAGCACATCGTCACCGCCAACAAGGCCCTGCTGGCCGAGGAAGGTCTGGCCCTGTTCCAGAAGGCTGACCGCAAAAAGCGCATCCTGCGCTACGAAGCCAGCGTGGCCGGGGCCATCCCCATTGTGGAAACGCTGAAGGAAAGCCTCACGGGCAACCGGATTGAATCGCTCATGGGCATTCTCAACGGCACCAGCAACTATATTTTGTCTGAAATGACCAGCAATGGCATGGATTTTGACGTTGCGCTCAAGCAGGCCCAGCAGCTGGGCTATGCCGAGGCCGATCCCACGCTGGACATTGACGGTCATGATGCCGCCCACAAGCTTATTCTGCTTATCCGTCTGGCCTACGGGGTGCACTATCCCTACACGGCCCTTTCGGTGCGCGGCATTCGCGGGCTTTCTGGCATGGATATCCGCCTTGCGCGCGAATTTGGCTACCGCATCAAGCTCATTGGTCAGGTGCGCGAGGTGCCCGGCGCCGAGGGTGCTGAGGGTGAAGGCAACATCCGGCTTGAGGCCGGGGTGTTCCCCGCCCTAGTGTACCACAAATTTTTGCTTGCCCGCGTGGGCGGCGTGTACAACGCCGTGCGGGTGGACGCCAACGCTTCCGGCCCGCTGTTTTTCCACGGGCGCGGCGCGGGCGATCTGCCCACAGCCGGGGCCGTGCTGGGCGATCTGCTGGCTGTTGCCCGCGATGAACGCCCCAACAACACCGGCTTTGTGGGCAAGGAATTGCCCAAGGCCTCCATCGTGCCGCCGGAAGAATGGCGCTCGTGCTACTATGTGCGCGTCATGGTGCAGGACACCCCCGGCGTGCTGCGTGATCTTTCGGGCTGCATGGCCGCCGAGGGCATCAGCATGGCTCAGGTCATCCAGAAGAGCGATGAAGGCAACGGCGTGCCGCTGGTCTTCATGACCCACGAAACCACGGCCCGCGCCATGAGCGACGCCCTCCAGCGCACCATGGACGCCGGCCTGCTCAAGGAACCCGCGGTGTACTTCCGCGTGTTGGGAGGAGCATGA
- a CDS encoding aminotransferase class I/II-fold pyridoxal phosphate-dependent enzyme yields the protein MEEFSRIRRLPPYVFAVVGDLKMRLRRQNIDIVDFSMGNPDIATPAPIVEKLVEAAQKPVNHRYSLSRGIPNLRKAICDRYARHYGVQLDPDSEAIVTLGSKEGLAHLSLAILEPGDVVLAPDPTYPIHKYAPIIAGADVRSVPIGPGRNFFEDLEAAMRQAWPKPKVLFICYPHNPTTEVTDLEFFQKIVDFAKENHIWVVHDLAYADLVFDGYKAPSFLQAKGAKDVGVEFYSLSKSYSMPGWRVGFAVGNKDLIHALARIKSYLDYGMFQPIQIASTVALNGPEDCVHQIRDVYQERRDRLIEGLNRIGWETPSPKATMFVWAHIPEPFRKMGSVEFSKLLLQEAHVAVSPGLGFGSYGDEYVRFALIENDQRTRQAISSMRRLLSGVSD from the coding sequence ATGGAAGAGTTTTCGCGGATTCGCCGCCTCCCCCCCTATGTTTTTGCGGTGGTGGGAGACCTCAAAATGCGGCTGCGTCGGCAGAATATCGACATCGTGGACTTCAGCATGGGCAATCCGGACATCGCAACGCCCGCACCCATCGTCGAAAAGCTTGTTGAGGCAGCACAGAAGCCGGTGAACCACCGCTACTCGCTTTCGCGCGGTATTCCGAACCTGCGCAAAGCCATCTGTGATCGCTATGCCCGCCACTACGGCGTGCAGCTCGACCCTGACAGCGAAGCCATCGTGACCCTGGGTTCCAAGGAAGGCCTGGCCCACCTTTCGCTGGCTATTCTTGAGCCCGGCGATGTGGTGCTCGCACCCGACCCGACCTACCCCATCCACAAGTACGCGCCCATCATTGCAGGCGCGGACGTGCGCAGCGTGCCCATCGGCCCTGGCCGCAACTTTTTTGAAGACCTTGAGGCCGCCATGCGTCAGGCCTGGCCCAAGCCCAAGGTGCTTTTCATCTGCTATCCGCACAACCCCACCACCGAAGTGACGGATCTGGAATTCTTCCAGAAGATTGTGGACTTCGCCAAGGAAAACCACATCTGGGTTGTGCATGATCTGGCTTACGCCGATCTGGTATTTGACGGCTACAAGGCCCCCAGCTTTTTGCAGGCCAAGGGCGCCAAGGATGTGGGCGTGGAATTCTACTCCCTGTCCAAGAGCTATTCCATGCCAGGCTGGCGCGTGGGGTTTGCCGTGGGCAACAAGGATCTTATTCATGCCCTGGCGCGCATCAAGAGCTATCTGGATTACGGCATGTTCCAGCCCATCCAGATTGCCTCCACCGTGGCCCTCAACGGCCCCGAAGACTGCGTGCACCAGATCCGCGATGTATATCAGGAACGGCGCGACCGCCTCATCGAAGGCCTGAACCGCATCGGCTGGGAAACACCTTCGCCCAAGGCGACCATGTTTGTGTGGGCGCACATTCCCGAACCCTTCCGCAAGATGGGCTCCGTGGAATTCTCCAAGCTGCTGTTGCAGGAGGCCCACGTGGCTGTTTCGCCTGGCCTGGGCTTCGGCTCCTACGGCGACGAATACGTGCGTTTTGCCCTGATTGAAAACGATCAACGCACGCGGCAGGCTATTAGCAGTATGCGGCGGTTGTTGTCGGGCGTCTCCGACTAA
- the mtnA gene encoding S-methyl-5-thioribose-1-phosphate isomerase produces MEDHIRFDRQNLALHLLDQRLLPEQETEVICRNTDDIVSALQTMVVRGAPAIGVTAAWGCALALNETSGPGWATQLEELLDRIANARPTAVNLRWAVERMRRCWWKGMNSGRGDRAPLLAAFLDEAARMQAEDVEACKTLGRFGADCLKDGDTVLTHCNAGALATAGYGTALGVIRGAVEQGKRIKVIADETRPFLQGARLTAWELHKDNIPVTVACDNACALLMSKGLVQSVVVGADRIAANGDAANKIGTYGVALLAKHFNIPFYVAAPLSTIDPTTSDGSGIPIEQRPEREVTHVGDTRLTPADVPVYNFAFDVTPAELITGIITEKGVLQPPYGLAIWAALNEASAAPEVDDAGIIER; encoded by the coding sequence ATGGAAGATCATATTCGCTTTGACAGGCAAAATCTTGCGCTGCACCTGCTTGACCAGCGCTTGCTGCCAGAGCAGGAAACCGAAGTGATCTGCCGCAATACAGACGACATTGTATCGGCGTTACAAACCATGGTTGTGCGCGGGGCTCCGGCCATTGGCGTCACTGCGGCCTGGGGCTGCGCCCTTGCGCTGAACGAAACCAGCGGCCCCGGCTGGGCCACCCAGCTTGAAGAACTGCTCGACCGCATTGCCAATGCCCGACCCACCGCCGTAAACCTGCGCTGGGCCGTTGAACGCATGCGCAGATGCTGGTGGAAGGGCATGAACAGCGGACGCGGCGACCGCGCCCCCCTGCTCGCGGCCTTTCTTGACGAGGCCGCCAGAATGCAGGCCGAAGATGTGGAAGCATGCAAGACTCTGGGCCGTTTTGGCGCGGATTGCCTGAAAGACGGCGACACCGTGCTCACCCACTGCAATGCTGGCGCCCTGGCCACTGCGGGCTATGGCACGGCGCTTGGGGTTATTCGAGGTGCTGTGGAGCAGGGCAAACGCATCAAGGTTATTGCCGATGAAACACGGCCCTTCCTCCAGGGCGCGCGCCTCACGGCCTGGGAACTGCACAAGGACAATATCCCCGTTACTGTTGCCTGCGACAATGCCTGCGCGCTGCTCATGAGCAAGGGGCTCGTGCAGTCTGTGGTGGTTGGGGCAGACCGCATTGCCGCCAACGGCGACGCGGCCAACAAGATCGGCACCTATGGCGTTGCCCTGCTGGCAAAGCACTTCAATATTCCTTTCTACGTGGCTGCCCCGCTCTCCACCATTGACCCCACAACGTCCGACGGCAGCGGCATTCCCATTGAGCAGCGCCCGGAACGCGAGGTCACCCACGTGGGTGATACGCGCCTTACGCCCGCAGATGTGCCCGTATACAATTTTGCTTTTGACGTAACCCCGGCAGAACTCATCACCGGCATCATCACCGAAAAAGGCGTGTTGCAGCCGCCCTACGGGCTTGCCATCTGGGCAGCCCTCAACGAGGCCAGCGCCGCGCCCGAGGTGGATGACGCCGGGATTATTGAGCGTTAG